The Candidatus Rokuibacteriota bacterium genome segment TCCGACCATCCGCGTGATCTTCAAGACCCAGGAGGCGCCGGCCGCCACGGCCCTCCGCGTGGACGTCAGCGGCCGGCAGTGGTGGTGGGAATTCCGCTACCCGGCGCTCAATGTCACCACCGCGAACGAGGCCCACATTCCCGTGGGCCAGACCATCGCCTTCCACCTCAACGGGCCGGACGTCATCCACTCCTTCTGGATTCCCCAGCTCGGCGGCAAGCGCGACGTGATCCCGGGCCGGATCAACCGCCTCGTGCTCGCGCCGGACACGCCGGGCGAGTACATCGGGCAGTGCGCCGAGTACTGCGGCGCCTCCCATGCCAACATGCGCTTCCGCGTGATCGTCCACTCGAAGGAGGAGTTCGAGCGGTGGGTGGCGCAGCAGCAGGCGCCGGCGGCGGAGCCCAAGGAGGCGCTGGCGCAGAGGGGCAAGGAGATCTTCGGCCAGTCCGCCTGCGTGGGCTGCCACACCATCGCCGGAACCTCCACCGGCGCGCTGGGGCCGAACCTCACGCACTTCGGCAGCCGCAAGACCTTCGCGGGCGGCATGATGCCGAGCACGCCCGAGAACCTCGTCAAGTGGATCGAGAACCCCGGCCACATGAAGCCGGGGGCGCTCATGCCCGACCTGGGCCTCAAGGGCGAGCAGTCCCAGGCCCTGACCGCGTACCTTCTGAGCCTCAAGTAGAGGAGCCCCATGGCGATACATGCGGCCTTCATGCCCGCCGAGGCCCTGGCGGCCCCCCGCGGCCTCTGGTCCTGGCTGACCACCGTGGACCACAAGCGCATCGGCATCCTGTACGGGACCAGCGCCTTCGTCTTCTTCCTGGTGGGGGGGATCGAGGCCCTGATCATGCGGCTGCAGCTCGCCGCGCCCGACAATACCCTGGTGGGGGCACAGCGGTTCAACGAGCTGTTCACGATGCACGGCACGACGATGGTGTTCCTGGCGATCATGCCGATGAGCGCCGCCTTCTTCAACTACATGATCCCGCTCATGATCGGCGCACGGGACGTGGCCTTCCCCCGGCTCAACGCCCTGTCATACTGGGTCTTCCTTTCCGGCGCCCTCTTCCTGCACGCGAGCTTCCTGGTGGGGACGGCGCCGGACGGCGGGTGGTTCGGCTACGTGACGCTCACCTCGAAGCAGTTCTCTCCCGGCCAGAGCATCGACTTCTGGGTGCTGGGGCTGCAGATCCTGGGCGTCTCCTCCCTCATGGCGGGCTTCAACTTCATCGTGACCATCGTCAACATGCGGGCGCCGGGCATGACCCTCATGCGGATGCCCGTGTTCGTCTGGATGAGCCTCGTCGTGCAGTTCCTGGTGGTCCTGGCCTTCCCGGCCATCACCGTGGCCCTCATCCTCCTCATGTTCGACCGGTTCTTCGGGACCCTCTTCTACGCGCCGGCGGCCGGCGGGGACCCCCTGCTCTGGCAGCACCTCTTCTGGCTCTTCGGGCACCCGGAGGTCTACATCCTGATCCTGCCGGCCATGGGCATCGTCTCCGAGGTGCTCCCGACCTTCGCCCGGAAGCCGCTCTTCGGGGCCCCCGTGGTGATCTACTCCGGGATCATGATCGGCTTCTTCGGCTTCGGCGTCTGGAGCCACCACATGTTCTCGGTGGGCATGGGGCCGGTGGCGGACTCGGCCTTCTCCATCGCCACCATGCTCATCGCCGTCCCCACGGGGGTGAAGATCTTCAACTGGATCGGCACGCTCTGGGCCGGCGCCATCCGGTTCACCGCGGCGCTCTACTTCTCCCTCGGCTTCATCGCCATGTTCGTCATGGGGGGCCTCTCCGGCGTCATGCACGCCTCGCCCCCGGTGGATCTCCAGCAGACGGACACCTACTTCGTGGTCGCCCACTTCCACTACGTGCTCTTCGGCGGGTCCATCTTCGGGCTCTTCTCGGGCGCGTACTACTGGTGGCCCAAGCTCACCGGCCGGCTGCTCGACGAGCGCCTGGGGATGCTGCACTTCTGGCTCATGCTGATCGGGTTCAACGTGACCTTCTTCCCCATGCACTACCTCGGCCTCATCGGCATGCCGCGGCGCATCTACACCTACGCCCCGGACCTCGGGTGGAACTTCTGGAACCTGGTGTCCAC includes the following:
- the coxB gene encoding cytochrome c oxidase subunit II → MSERPRNPFRLETAILLLAVLTLTAACGWSGWDTKMTTVIPKSDFGKMTHGIFMLIGWWTFWIFILVEGVLLFAVWRFRERPGAPIPKQIHGHTPLEISWTVAFAVILLIIGIPTIRVIFKTQEAPAATALRVDVSGRQWWWEFRYPALNVTTANEAHIPVGQTIAFHLNGPDVIHSFWIPQLGGKRDVIPGRINRLVLAPDTPGEYIGQCAEYCGASHANMRFRVIVHSKEEFERWVAQQQAPAAEPKEALAQRGKEIFGQSACVGCHTIAGTSTGALGPNLTHFGSRKTFAGGMMPSTPENLVKWIENPGHMKPGALMPDLGLKGEQSQALTAYLLSLK
- a CDS encoding cbb3-type cytochrome c oxidase subunit I — its product is MAIHAAFMPAEALAAPRGLWSWLTTVDHKRIGILYGTSAFVFFLVGGIEALIMRLQLAAPDNTLVGAQRFNELFTMHGTTMVFLAIMPMSAAFFNYMIPLMIGARDVAFPRLNALSYWVFLSGALFLHASFLVGTAPDGGWFGYVTLTSKQFSPGQSIDFWVLGLQILGVSSLMAGFNFIVTIVNMRAPGMTLMRMPVFVWMSLVVQFLVVLAFPAITVALILLMFDRFFGTLFYAPAAGGDPLLWQHLFWLFGHPEVYILILPAMGIVSEVLPTFARKPLFGAPVVIYSGIMIGFFGFGVWSHHMFSVGMGPVADSAFSIATMLIAVPTGVKIFNWIGTLWAGAIRFTAALYFSLGFIAMFVMGGLSGVMHASPPVDLQQTDTYFVVAHFHYVLFGGSIFGLFSGAYYWWPKLTGRLLDERLGMLHFWLMLIGFNVTFFPMHYLGLIGMPRRIYTYAPDLGWNFWNLVST